From a single Piliocolobus tephrosceles isolate RC106 chromosome 21, ASM277652v3, whole genome shotgun sequence genomic region:
- the CAPNS1 gene encoding calpain small subunit 1, whose product MFLVNSFLKGGGGGGGGGGGGLGGGLGNVLGGLISGAGGGGGGGGGGGFGGGGGGGGGGTAMRILGGVISAISEAAAQYNPEPPPPRTHYSNIEANESEEVRQFRRLFAQLAGDDMEVSATELMNILNKVVTRHPDLKTDGFGIDTCRSMVAVMDSDTTGKLGFEEFKYLWNNIKRWQVIYKQFDTDRSGTICSSELPGAFQAAGFHLNEHLYNMIIRRYSDESGNMDFDNFISCLVRLDAMFRAFKSLDKDGTGQIQVNIQEWLQLTMYS is encoded by the exons ATGTTCCTGGTTAACTCGTTCTTGaagggcggcggcggcggcggcggcgggggagGTGGGGGCCTGGGTGGGGGCCTGGGGAATGTGCTTGGAGGCCTAATCAGCGGGGCCGGGGGCGGCGGCGGTGGTGGAGGCGGCGGCGGCTTTGGTGGAGGCGGAGGCGGCGGTGGTGGTGGAACTGCCATGCGCATCCTAGGCGGAGTCATCAGCGCCATCAG CGAGGCGGCTGCGCAATACAACCCGGAGCCCCCG CCCCCACGCACACATTACTCCAACATTGAGGCCAACGAGAGTGAGGAGGTCCGGCAGTTCCGGAGACTCTTTGCCCAGCTGGCTGGAGAT GACATGGAGGTCAGCGCCACGGAACTTATGAACATTCTCAATAAGGTTGTAACACGAC ACCCTGATCTGAAGACTGATGGTTTTGGCATTGACACGTGTCGCAGCATGGTGGCGGTGATGGAT AGCGACACCACAGGCAAGCTGGGCTTTGAGGAATTCAAGTACTTGTGGAACAACATCAAAAGGTGGCAG GTCATATACAAACAGTTTGACACTGACCGATCAGGGACCATTTGCAGTAGCGAACTCCCAGGGGCCTTTCAGGCGGCAG GGTTCCACCTGAATGAGCATCTCTATAACATGATCATCCGACGCTACTCAGATGAAAGTGGAAACATGGATTTTGACAACTTCATCAGCTGCTTGGTCAGGCTGGACGCCATGTTCC GTGCCTTCAAATCTCTCGACAAAGATGGCACTGGACAAATCCAGGTGAACATCCAGGAG TGGCTGCAGCTGACTATGTATTCCTGA